The sequence TAGAAGCAAATGAACAAGTTAAAGGGGATGATGTTAGAGTCATTGTTGTTGACATTCACCTTTTGCTTGGCCTCTATGACTTTGGCTTCCAAATCAGCAGGAATGACTCTCCctctgtaaaagaaaaagatgcaaTAGCAAGTCGACCAGATATTTGATCTTTTACCAGACTGTCCGCATGTGGGTTCAGTAAAAAGCAAACCTCTTGTCTGTGTTCAAAAGAATCAGGTTCTCTGTCCCGAAGCCCAGAGCTGCACTGGCTTTCTTGATGGAATAGTGGCTCTGTAAGAATGGATGTTTGATCAGTCACATATCAAGCTGGATTTAGACTTAAGATATTGATTGTCAAACTTTGTGATAAAGGTACAGTTATACAGAGACAGTGTTAAGACTAACATGCTCTGAGGTGAAGAGGACCAGTCTGGGTGCAGCTGTCATGCCTTTGGTTTTGACTTCAGGAAAGAACTTGTATCTGGCAATCATCACACTGTACATGTTGGAGATTGCTCCTCCTGGAGAGAGTAAATACGGTGATTAAATACACATTTGAGCTACTTCTGAGTAATTCTATTTGAACGTGTTTTGCACTACACATGGTTTGGAgacaaaatgtactttttactccactccatttaatttaattagtaGTTACTGCAGAATAAAAAGTAATCAACACATCAATTATGATGCATCATTAAAGAATAAACTACTCAGCAGTATATAAGGTGGTTAAAGTTAGCCCCAACTTTACaggctgcaacattaaagtgatgcttacacattaattcattaataattAGAATCCAAATTTAGTATATCATTCTGAAATGCACCAACCTGCATTATGAGTACTGTATTATCTTTCTATATCTTTCACTACCAGAAACCAGATGAGATCTTTCAGAAATGAAAACTTCAAATTCATAACCtaaatacctaaaaaaaaaaatccccagaaCATCTAGGTGTATATCTTATAGTATGAAATAATAACAAGTGTCTGACATGTTTGCATGAGGTCTTGAGAGTTATTGAGGTACTGGTTTGTCTTTCACCTGGAGAAAATATCCCATCGCCCTCTTCCTCAGACCAGCCGATAATCTCTCTCATCTTTTTCAGTGTCAGCTGCTCCATGAGCACAAAGACAGGGGCGATCTCATAAGTAAACCTGAAACCGaccggggaaaaaaaaaacattttaatatgtgACAAAAACCTGATTGAGCATACAGTGTAACttaacatttgtgttttgttgtgtgttaagTAAACAAATACTACAGTTTTCTCTGTTTGATTCAAGTCAAATATCATTTTACCTACAGGCTGCATGAGAGACTGATGGGATCAATACGAAATTCACTGATATTTAACAACATGCATTTGTATACTTTAAGTGTACAGCACGTCAATGATAAAACCATCTTCTTCTTTTAGAAATGGCCTTTGATGCAGTGAAATGACACAGCAAATACTTTTTCTCGTCTAATCAAAGTACATTGAAACCACTCTGCCTCAAAGAAGAGCATAGTCAATTTGGAATTACAAAACAGGCAGGCTCATCCATCTTCTCCTGACCAATATTCGTCTAATTACATAAGTATCTGCCTATTCACGCAAAGAAAGTAAATAAATCAGTGCAGCATTGCAGAATGTCGCATTGTGCCCCACAGCATAttcagcatgcacacacagtgatcggaagagggaaaaaataaacaagtcaGATGCCACGCTGCAGATGTCGCACATTAATTTCACTGCATTAATTCATGCAGACAACGCTCAATCATTCAGATTATGTAAGACCTGGAAGTGATTGGCAGTCGATTAGTGTCAGTCAATATCTGCCAGGGGTAATTAGGGTTGATGGAGTAATTAATAAAGGTAAATTACAAGTATATAAGCAACCTCCACCCTCTGGTTCAAGTTATCCTTGGTGATATCGCCAATAACACAAAAGCTGACTACCATGCTTCTTTAAAACAGGCTGTGGGAGACAGACTGGTGGTTGAACCGTGTTAGAAGGAATGAGGCtattaaaacatgtttgagGACTGTTAATCATGGTTtaacagaattttaaaataGGCTCCACCTCTGTTACACTAAAATCCTAATATAATCTTCAGAAGCTTCACCACTGTGGACTGATAAAACTGATAAATTACTGTATGGTaccattttcattttacaaCTTTGAAGAGAAATTATGAGCAATTAATAAGAAAAGGAGGTGAACAAATCCCTTTTTTCTGGTGTTTAACCTATTTATCTGGTAATGCAGTTGTACATTTTAGCaattttcttaaataaattattttttcgtGATAAATGTCTTTTCCAGAATGTAAGAGGCCATGCAGTTCAATCAGTGATAGTGACTTTTCACAACCTGTTAAAAGGTTAAGAAACAGGCTGCAATAATCAAAAAGGTTCCTTGAAGCCGCATGTGACCCCACTGgtccagtttttttaaatatatatcagcCTTTCACCTTTATTTAATGGTTTACAATAATGAGAATGGGAAACATGGACCATGACTGGAGTCCAACCTGGGACGTATGGTATGCACCTTGGACCACTAGGCCGTCAGAATGTCCCAGAGTTTTGTTCAAGTCTTATCCCCTAAGTTAATCCTCATCCACTGAGCCACCAGTTTATAAGGTAAACTAGAACAATTCAATGCAATTTAATCGAGAAAGAGAATGACGACTGAGATGACTCAACACCCCTCATGAAAAACTAAAGATAAGTTTCTCATTGCAATGGCAAAACTCATCACTGAGTCCAACTGATGGCGGTCCACATTGTGTGGAGTTGGTCTGAGGGGGGGGAGGCTCTTTCGCCCTCCTGGCATTGTTATGTCAcaagaataaaacaaagacaCCATGTAAACTGTGAATGTGAATCAATATGCAATTTAGTTTGCCTGCAGGACTGATTTATGTGACCACAGCTTGCGTACAATtatgtggtgtgggtgtgtggtgtgtgtgtgtgtgggggggggggggggagctttaCTTCTTATTTTCCTGCTTGATTGACAATCTATTAGAACATACAGGGTACTCTTCTGCCAGCAACAGTAattactgcatgtcatttcaATTGTAACTGAAAGACTCTCTTTTACATgggccatttaaaaaacaataagtaaaattaaaatttttaaaaggtAAAATAGAACCTAATGACTTCCAAACTCGATCCACTTATTCTTGCTTATATGTCAAATATTATCTGCATGAGTGTATTTATGGAGTacacattatttttacagtgacaAACGACACTGCATCCCAGCACTCACATGTTAGTGTTAGCTGTTGAGGTAAGCCACTCTCCTGCCAACCCAACAATGTCTAATCCAGTGGACAGCTGGTTAAAGAACCTGGGGTGACCTGCGATCGATAAAGAGACAACAAAGCAACAGAGtcttctgaaaaacaacacatcatTTGAGAATGTGAGAGAGAAAACGGCTTACTGTATCTGTAATCGTTACTAGTTAATCAGAGTTTTTGACTGCAGCAGGCCATGTTGCGCGCCTTCGGGCATCTTTGTTCTTACCTGTTCTCACTCCATACTTCAAGGTGTCCCTGCAGTCCACCAGGATCTGCTCCAGAGACTCGGGTTGGTCAGAGAGCTCCAGGTTAAAACCCTCCATGCCCTCCAGCAGCTGGTGGGGGTGGTGGAAGTCCAGGACCTTGGTGGATCGGTCAAAGGTCTTCCTGACGTAGTTGGTGAGGATTTCCACAATCTCCAGCAAGAACTGCATGGTTGGCTCTTCTCCATTTTTGGCGGGCAACAGAtctacaaaattaaataaatccattatattgatgtttgtttgtgtctcttcTGGTAAACCTACATCATGCTGGGAGATTTGAGGGTCCTTTTCACTATTTACTGTTGAACCTTCTGTGACCTCTGGGTTTCTCAGCAAGTTGATATTTACTTGTACTCATTTATTTCGTGCAAGTCCTCCAACGGTTGGGTTAAAAGCAGCATTGAGGAACTAACACCCACCATCAAATGCAGTTCTTATAATCCAGATTGAATCCAGATTCAAATGTCCACACACTGTTCATTTCTCAAAGCTGTATGCGCTATATATGtataacattttattccaaAGGATAAATACTTACGCATTTTTCTCCAGCATATAACCTACCTCTGGCGAACAGATTGGAGAAATCGGTCTCCGTGCGTCTGAAACGCGCATCACCTCCGCTGTTATCGCAGGAGAACAGGTTCTTGGCTGCGTGCTCCTTGAAGGAACTCACAATTCTGTTCCTTTCCTCCAGACTGTTGTTCTTCTGTAAAAACCCTAAACGATCACAAGAAGAGGAATCCGCGGGGTGATTACACTCGCCATACATGTATAGCTGCAGCTTTTAGACTGCACCAGGCCCACTATTAATCCTCCGCTCTCATTTCTGACTTTTGTTTCCATTCTGTCTATCTCCGAGGATCGACActgctctctttctcactcactcactcactcactcactcactcactcactcactcactcacacacacttctttcaTGACAATCGGGTCCCATCCTGTTCCGTAGTCGTATTTATGGGCGGAGGGCTCTGTGGGAGGATGAACCCGGTGACATCAGCATCAAACTCCATCCAAGCAAAAACCAACTTTCTGTTGTGTAGCGACGACAAATTGTTACCAAAGCTCCTCCGACAACGAGCAGCAAACAGCACAGGAAGCCGATAACAACACAGGCCAAATGAACGTTTGATAATGTGATGTGAAGTATCAATGAAGCCTGCTGGGGAGAATGTAGTCCACATGTAGGCTACCCATTATGGGTAATTAAATGGCCTAAATGAAACCAGCAGAACGTGTCGGTCAAAAATACTTAAGATAAGATTGTGCTGCGCACTGGCGCGTGGCATTCACCATTATGGTAGATGTCAGTCCGCCCTTGGTCAGTGTGGTAGATGACGGGAATAGTAGACTCTCAAAGTAGAAATCGGAAAATCCCACCTGCCTAATTCCCTCTTCAATTTCATCAGCTTTGACTAAGAGATACATTGATGGGTTCGGCAGTTGATGTTCCTcgcatttttgcattttggttAAATTAGCTAGATCAGATGTGATCGTTATGAACTAAATAATATCGGTCAACCTAATTAGTTGATCGTTGTTTGGATGATATTTCAAAATCCTGTTCCTCGAGGAATCCGTTTCCATTGAGCCGCGAGTAATATGATACAGGCCATAAATAGCAGTTTTATCTCTATTTGACAATTCATAGTTTTTGcataactttatttaaaacaaaatagagcTACTTACCACATATCTTCATTCCCAATTTTCTAGTACATCCATTAGCAACTCCACACCAAGCATCATAGCctgaagtgacaaaaacaaaaaacaatgcgaGGGCCtcaaaaagcctgaaaaaaaaaatccaatttcaGTGTAggtaggcctaggctacatttttatcttgaacaatttaatgttgaaaataaatagAGAGACGTGTGAGGTCAAGTGATGTCGCATGATGAAACAAAAATAGCCCGCATGGGTGTATTGGgattatttaaacattaaaccGGCACTCTTCAGGCCCCTGGATCTGAATTAGCCTATTTCCACTGTATGTCACCGTTCATGACCTAGGCGAGGACTTCAAATTAATTAGCCGTTTGGATCCACGCCAAACTAAAGATCGAATTGAGTGAATAGGCGCCGGTTTAAATGCGGTAGCAGTAGACATGAGCCGGCTGGCCAGTGACAGATAGAGAATTACTGCGTTATCAAGGGCTTCCAGCCAGAGAGGGGATGGGGCACCTTGGGTGGGAAGCATAGACCAAATCCTCAAAAGCAGCAATTTAGGGGAGGGGAGGAATAGGAGGAGGATGGGTTGTAGATGGACGCGGGGGGGCAGTCCCACATCCCAATTTAACCCCTTACTTTGGATCATTAGATAAATCATTGCCCTGCTCAGCTCATTGGACGCACATTAACTCAGTCCccacaatgatttttttttttcaagccagAGGAAATGAGATGGGCCACAAAAGGACtactaaaaacagaaaaaaatgaagaaaagacaCAAGAACAGATGTGCGGGCAAACAGCATTCAGACCAGGCTATAGACATTGGCAGAGGTGCAGTTTGAAGGCTAGCTGCAGGCAATTTTTGCATTGGCCTAATTAACTTTATACAATCACTGTGTTTTACCAGACACTTGCAAAGACGATGCAAATCCATTCCGATACTTAAATCAACCATCTGTAAAAAGAAATAGCTCGTTTGCACTGTACAGAGATGTAAgtgcatgctttttttttaatttaaaaagaaaaaaggtaaaaaatcaacaacatcTGTATAATTCTTGTGTCAGAAGCATATACACCTTGAACATGATTTTAGACCTCTATTCCTTGGGAGGATCAGgcttatatttttctttcttctagCTGACAATGCAAGGACTGGGGTTGGCTGTATGGTTTCTACATTACCCATTCTCTCAAAAACTACTATGCTTAAGTGTACCATTAGGAGCAATTTAATATGGCTGAATTAACAGCCACTTTAGGGCAATTTTCATTTCTCCATGCAGGCACTTTAGCCCGAGCCCATTTGGccaaatgcacacaaaaaaatgaatgcattaaACACCACCCCTACTActacttttaataataataataacaacaatactaataataataatgataataataacaataataattataattagtcacattttttttgcacaaaaaaaataatctttttgttCTTATAGAATGTTCCGGTGGTGCAGCCTCGGGCTTGTTTCCCGTGCTAATTGCGACTGTTAGTAGAGGACATCAGGTTTTGACAGCAGCATTCATCTGTCACGCAGATGCCGGGAGGTCGGTGTGGTGAATGAAATGCGGCGGTGATTTGTGGCAAAGGAAGCTTTCTCAAATGGCAGCGGATactacctcccccccccccccccctctcctcttctccctcgATGAAAATGATTAATGGCATTGCCCACAGAGTAAATAGCACACATGAAATAGCATTTTATCTGTGATGGACCTACTTGAGCCCGGTGGTCGTAAATTTGCCGAGTTGGGATCCGGTTCGCCACCAGAGGAGGAGGGTGCAGACGCCGCCATCACTCCAGAGACCCTGTGCCAAAGTCTTCACCTCAGAAAGCccggtcacttttttttttctttaatgcgACCAAAATCTCTCTTTATACCatcaaaataagaaataaaggCTCACTGTCGGGGAAAGAGAAAAACCCCAAGAACAAAGAGTATTTTAAAAGGAGATGCTTCAGTGTGGGACACAGACCTGTAGATGACAAGGGCACAGCCTGTCTGATAAGTTGAGTTCCAAATAGCCGGCACAAAGAAAAACGCTGAATCTAAGATGACAAGCTCAGCTTCTTCAGCTGTTCACTGACAGAAGAAAAATCCCCAATTGAACCAGTAGCCACTGACAGGAGCATGTCATTTCAGTGTCATATCTTGATCCTGCTCAGGATGGATGATGGTTTACAGCCGCCAGACACCTTCATGTTTGTCGTCATAATAAATAGGACCGCATTAATTGTTCTATAGCGAAGGCTATGAAATACGCAAATGGTGAATATCTGGAGTTAATGCTATGtgcaaaatatacaaataaagcctACAAAGCGCAGGCAAAATTGTACTTTTCTCCAATTAATATTTTGGCCTATATCGTCATCAGAAGCCTGGCTTTGGATCCACAAACTTGCATGACGAATATCAGTTGTAGGTGATTATTTGCATTGTTGATCTAATGCAGATTAAAGTCCcccatagaaaaaaaaacacgactTGCATGACGTTTTCCAAACCCCCAACCGGTCCTTAAAGACTAAATGAGAATTGTTCAGCGTAACAATAATCCCGTGCAACATAAACACGTGCAATTCATTCACAAGCTACAGGCCGATTCTGTCACTTAATGCTATTCTCTTTGCAGAGGAACCTTAAACACCTGTTAGAGCATCTTCAATGACAATTAAGAAAGAATTCGTTTAGTTTGGACTGGTGAGATTCTAAAAATGCATAAAGCCACTTACCGTGATGATGTGGGTCCAGGTGAACAggtgcagtcacaaaaaaaagtgaatttacCACCAAATTTAGTCCTGAAGGAGAGACAGCTTCGCTCTTTGGTCCACTCCGAGAAGGAGAATAAACAACGGACCTGAGCTTCAGATCTCTGCTAGACCACACACAAGGTGACCTTGCTTTTGTTGGAGTAGGTTTGATTAGCAGACATTTAAAGCAAGCCTTGTCTGTTTATTGTCATTGCGCACGAATGAGTCACTAGTAGCCCACCTCCATCGGTACTGCATATTTGTGGAGCGGACTCGTCTAAAGGGTAGTCCGCAGGTTTGACACTGATAGGTGCCGCTTTCGGCCCCTGaagtgtgactttttttgaaagggTTGATTGTCTTTGGATCTATGTAGCTCTGGTTTGAATCCTGGTCACGGACGTGGACTTTAAGTTTGATGATATGAGCAACACATTGGGCTACGTGGAAAGATCAGGATCgaagaggggagggggagagggtcGCTGGTTTTGTTCTTTgagggaagaaaaacaagaggACAACCGTAAAGACGCAATCACAATCCTAAATACTCCTTATTAATAATCCTTATTGTTCTAACCCTAAGCCCCTCCAATCATGAATGAGTTTGCCATGTCAACATTATGAACTGAGGTCGATTGAAAAAAACGTTTGCAGATGATCTTAACACTATTTATCGTAATATATAGAATATGCACCTGTCTCATAAACGTCTTATTTTCCCACTTTTTGTGCAGGCAGGAAGGTTTTTGAATGGTGAAGATGTAACCGACAACATCATTACACactgaaagaacaaaaaacacgAAATCCACAAGGTGGCAGTGAGAAACCAAGAATGACTCCTGCAGGAGCAGAGACACAAACGGGCCACTCCAGAAATACTTCAAGAAGCTAATAATAAACGGACCCATTAATATGGAACACGTCACCATCATACTTGAACGCGGGGACATTAGGGACACACAGGAGACAAGCCAATCACAAGCAATCACACTCAGTCTCTGggcttttgttatcttttgtatcgTGGATCTGATTGCAGGTCATGTGACACGGTTGATATAAAGCACATGAAAATGTACAGCACATTTGAGGACAGTATTAAGGGTTTTCAGCACTGGACAGCTCCTCAGCCTGCGTGTGCTTCTAAAGGCTGCTGTCCAGCCCTGACTTCTCTAAAGGTGCTCAGAGGCAAAATTCAGCTTTGGGCCTCCCTTGAGTTCCTGGTTCCTCCTTCTCGGGGCTGCAAGCATTGCTATGTGTCAGTTAGGATTTGGCAATTTGACTAAACATATATCTTTTCCAGGAAATATGCACAAtattaaatgataaaataaatgataaagaCTAGATTTTGAACAGGGCCCATCTACAagataaaagtattaaaaatgcAGGACATGCCTTTAAGCCGGGTAGGTTCACATTTCTTAAATCTATCTTTAAGCAATACTAACATACATTGAAACAGTTATCAGCAGGGCAGTTGCCCATTTTGTCTGCTTAATAATCCCGCTTGGTGCACAATCAATACTCATCGTACATCTATTGTGTGTCTGCCCTCTGCCAACGTCTGTCATGAAGTCTTTTGTTTCTCAGCTGCAAGGGATTGgtgtaaaaatacaacaaaagatGTAAAAACTAAAGGGAAATGGGGcaagcttgttttgtttttaacagtagCTGTATGAAACTGTCCACAAGATGGGGCATAATGCAAATGTagagagtgaaaaaaacaaggaggaggaggggtccCAGGGAGacatgtctttgtgtttgtgattattttttactgCAATCTGTGAGCAAAATCTGACTTAAACAAGTCTAGCTGTCTGACCTGTGACTGGAAAATAAGCttgtgaaaagaaataagaaatctCCTTGACAGGAAAAACAATGCCTGGTCGTTCTTGTTTCTCTCTGAGCCTGCAGCTGTCAGTGAATTTCCCTCCACTGTCACACGGTGTCTCACTGGTGTCACTGGTCTCTCCCTCATCTTGTAAACTTAACATCTTTTCAGCCATGTCTTCCACTCAAGAAACACTCATCTGGCGTTATGGGTCTGCTTTGAATAAAAAACTCCTAATGAATAAAATCACCAAAAACTGTAAGTCTGATAAAAGTTATATCCAAAAATCAGTCTATAGACAACTATTCTAAAATTCAGCGTTAAGCAAACAGACCCCTGCTGAGATAAGACACTGAGATGGTGATGTTCAACTCAGAGCTCAGCACTGAGGATCAAGGATAAAATGGGCTAACGCTGCATTATGTGAAAAGCCATGTTTGATCTTTTTAAAGCAGGTGAAGCTGTGATAACATCAGCAACCTCATCTGAGACAGTTTTAGGGTTGTAATTAGAATATTAGAAGAGCTGGGGCCATGAGTCCATGCAACTTTACACTTAAACTCCACTACAATTCAGAAAgaaacattgtactttttactccggcacatttatttgacagctttagttactagttgtTGTTCAGATTTAAATTCTGCATAAAACAAATATGATCATCTTATAAAGTACAACCcattgttaaatattaaattagtGGTTTCCAACCAACATTAATATTAGTAACTAGTTGAGGCTCTTTGTCATGTCATGgagaaatctccaaaaggcatcaaatgacagattagacattcgaataatatgtcacaaaaagttagattttatttcaattatttacactttcaaaataacagaaaacaatataatggtgtctgcaaaagtttgggcaccctgcagagttaataccttgtaccgcCCCTTTTGGCAAGTATCagagcttggaaacgcttcttgtagccagccaagagtcttacAATTCTattttgaggtatcttcgcccattcgtcCTTctaaaagtcttccagttctctgagatttctgggctgtctgtcacgcactgctcttttaaggtctatccgtagattttcaattatgttgaggtcaggagattgtgaaggccatggcaaaaccttcagtttacgcctcctgatgtaatccaccgtggattttgaggtatGTTtagatcattatccatttgtagaagccatcctctctttaacttcagctttttcacagatcgcatcaagttagcgtccaaaatttgctgaaatgttattgaatccatttttccttctactcgtgaaatgttccctgtgccactggctgcaatataaccaccaaagcatgattgatcccccccttgcttaacagttggacagaggttcttttcattaaattctgtgacctttcttctccaaacgtacctttgctcattccggccaaaaataacttgtttccacaatgcatcaggcttgtctatatgttcatttgcaaacttccaacgctgatttttgtggttaggacgtagaagaggttttcttctgatgattcttccatgaagaccatatttgtacgagtatctctttatagtggaatggtgtaccataactccagtgtctgccaggtctttctgaagggatcgtgcagtcaaacgtgggttttgacttgcttttcttacaatcctgcgagctgttctgtctgatatttttcttggtcttccagatcttgctataacttccactgttcctgatgactggcATTTCTTAATTATATTCCGAACAGAgaatattggcatctgaaaacgctttgctatcttcttatagccttctcctgcttggTGAGCGTcaactgttttcagtttcagttttctagacaactgcttagaagaacccatggtgctgattgttggggaaaggtcagatgagtctgggcatttaaaaccttaagatggacatcacctggtctttccagacgatgactgagaacaatccataacaggtctcagctttccaaagggagcggtgcatgctataaactctgcagggtgcccaaacttttgcagaagctatttttttgttttctgttattttgaaagtgtaaatgatggaaataaaatctaactttttgtgacatgttattatgtctaatctgtcattggatgccttttggagattttccaaatttttcaaatttgtcttctttatgcacattaatacaattttttacctggggtgcccaaactatcgagccccactgtagctGATAAT is a genomic window of Etheostoma spectabile isolate EspeVRDwgs_2016 chromosome 11, UIUC_Espe_1.0, whole genome shotgun sequence containing:
- the LOC116697616 gene encoding glutamate decarboxylase 1, with amino-acid sequence MAASAPSSSGGEPDPNSANLRPPGSSYDAWCGVANGCTRKLGMKICGFLQKNNSLEERNRIVSSFKEHAAKNLFSCDNSGGDARFRRTETDFSNLFARDLLPAKNGEEPTMQFLLEIVEILTNYVRKTFDRSTKVLDFHHPHQLLEGMEGFNLELSDQPESLEQILVDCRDTLKYGVRTGHPRFFNQLSTGLDIVGLAGEWLTSTANTNMFTYEIAPVFVLMEQLTLKKMREIIGWSEEEGDGIFSPGGAISNMYSVMIARYKFFPEVKTKGMTAAPRLVLFTSEHSHYSIKKASAALGFGTENLILLNTDKRGRVIPADLEAKVIEAKQKGYVPMFVNATAGTTVYGAFDPINEIADICEKYNMWLHVDGAWGGGLLMSRKHRHKLNGVERANSVTWNPHKMMGVPLQCSAVLVRERGLLTGCNSMCAGYLFQPDKQYDITYDTGDKAIQCGRHVDIFKFWLMWKAKGTVGFEQHIDKCLDLSAYLYDKIKNREGFEMVFDGEPQHTNVCFWYTPPSLRSLPDGDERRERLHKVAPKIKAMMMESGTTMVGYQPQGNKVNFFRMVISNPAATKSDIDFLIEEIERLGHDL